In the genome of Nakaseomyces glabratus chromosome K, complete sequence, the window gaagagaagaagtGCCCTCTTGTTGGTAAGCACTCCATCTTGCTATTAAGATACATTGCTGAGCTAGCTGGCATCAAGGTCTCCGAGATTCTACAACTGGACTTGGACTTGTTCGATGTTCAGAAGGGTACTTTCGGTGGTATCAAGAAGGACTTCATCTTTTCACCAAGAATGGACGACAGACTATGTAGTTTCACTGCTATGATTGCTATGGCCTACTACGGTGCCACAGTCGACCTTGACGAATTGAGCAGTTTCAACATGGTAGCTCTATTCGACAATGAAGAAGTTGGTTCCTTGACAAGACAAGGTGCTGAAAGCACATTACTAAAGACATCAATTTGCCGTACCGCAAAGAGATTCACCAACATGGAAGGCTTAGAGCCACCAACTTTGTTTGCAAATTCCATTGTCTTATCTGCCGATGTCAACCACTTGTTTAATCCAAATTTCAAGGAAGTCTACTTGAAGAAGCATTCTCCTAAGCCAAACTGGGGTATGACCATCTCATTGGACCCTAACGCCCACATGGCCACGGATGTAGTTGGATTGGCTTTTGTCGAAGAGCTGGCTCGTAAGAACAAGGATACCGTTCAATACTTCCAAATCAGAAATGACTCCAGATCTGGTGGTACTGTTGGCCCAATTGTCGCTGCACAATTGGGTGCACGTACTATTGATGTTGGTATTTCTCAATTATCTATGCACAGCATCAGAGCTGCCACAGGTACTAAGGACATTGCGATGGCaatcaagttcttcagaGGTTTCTTCGATAACTGGAGAGAAGTTTACGATAACTTTGGCGAGTTGTAAGTGAAGTTTTACAATAAACACATCCCTAGCAATATCCATATAAAAAATGTTATACAGtaaaatagaaaagaaGTCAAAATCCAATGTATATCCATCTAAATATAAATTCATTACGCTATTAATACCCACTAGTTGTGCTGAGAGATGTTAAATTTATTGCTTATAACACTAAATATAGAACATCATAGAATACGTAATTCCATACTGAAAAGCGAAATATAGAGTTTCCTTTCTTGGACATCTTGTTGATGATCTCTCACAAAGGCAAACTTAAATAAGTGTCGATGAGGCTTTGCCAGCAATTATATTGGAAGCTGTACATTTCCAGCACCATCAAATCAACAACTTATTTGGCGCCCAAGAGTTTTTAAACTGCATTTGCATTTTCAAGTCagtaaagaaagaagatttTTCTTATAATCGTTTTGCTTAAAGACTCGAAAAATTGAGAGCTAAGACGTGAAACTATTGAGATTGCAAATACAAATCGTCGTTTTACTTGCAATAGGAATTCTAATCAATTGTGTTGTTAACGAGCCAATAGATTAATTTACtgcaataaaaaaatcattgCAATCACTTTTTTGTGCTCAGATTTTTAGAAAAGATAATTCAATTTTGAGTTAGTACAACGCAAAATATTCTgattataaaaataagTCTCCTTTGCACTATTTCCATCATCTAAACTAGATTGAAAgtgaattaaaaaatttatacaATACTAGAATGTGTGGTATTTTTGGTTACTGTAATTACTTGGTTGAAAAATCTCGTGGTGAGATCATCGACACATTAGTGGATGGTTTGAAAAGGTTGGAATATAGAGGATATGATTCTACTGGTATCGCTATCGATGGTGATGAACTTGACTccacttttatttttagacAAATTGGTAAAGTTAGCTCTttagagaaagaaattgcttTACAGAAGCCTAATAGGGATGTTACATTTGTGTCACATTCTGGTATTGCCCACACTAGATGGGCTACTCATGGTGAGCCAAAGCAGATTAATTGCCATCCTCAAAGATCTGATCCAAATAACgaatttgtaattgttcACAATGGTATTATCACTAACTTTAGAGAGTTGAAAACTTTGCTACTGAATAAGGGCTACCAGTTTGAAAGTGACACCGATACTGAATGTATTGCTAAACTTTTTAAGCATTTATATGATACCAACTTAAAGAATGGACACGATTTAGACTTCCATGAATTGACCAAATTGGTTTTGTTGGAGTTGGAAGGTTCTTACGGTTTACTATGTAAATCTAACCATTATCCAAATGAAATTATTGCAACCAGAAAGGGGTCTCCACTATTGGTTGGTGTtaaatcagaaaagaaattaaaagtTGACTTTGTGGATGTCGAATTTCCAGATGAATCCATGGGTAAGCCTGACACTCCTTTGGTATCCGCTAGTGGTGAAGcaatcaataacaataacgTAACTGTTTCAGGTAGAAATGCTCGTCATGTTGAAGCTAACGCCCATAACAACAATTTGATGCCAATAGCTGCTAACGACTTCAACTTGAGACATTCTCAATCTCGAGCTTTCTTGTCAGAAGATGGTTCCCCAACACCAgttgaattttttgtttcttctgATGCAGCATCTGTTATCAAGCATACTAAAAAGGTTCTTTTCCTGGAAGATGACGATATTGCACACATTTATGATGGTGAATTACACATTCATAGATCGAGAAAGGAAGTCGGTGCATCAATGACTAGATCCATCCAAACTTTGGAAATGGAGCTAGCGCAAATTATGAAGGGTCCTTACAAACATTTCATGCAAAAGGAAATTTATGAACAACCCGAATCGAGTTTTAACACTATGAGAGGTAGAATTGACTTTGAGAACAAAAATGTTATGCTTGGTGGTCTAAAAGCTTGGCTACCAGTTATCAGAAGAGCTCGTAGATTGATAATGATTGCTTGTGGTACATCTTACCATTCATGTCTAGCCACTAGAgctatttttgaagaactgTCCGAAATACCAGTAAGTGTTGAATTGGCTTCAGACTTCTTGGACAGGAGAAGTCCTGTGTTCAGGGAAGAtgtttgtatatttgtgtCACAAAGTGGTGAAACTGCAGACACGATGTTTGCTTTGAACTACTGTCTAGAGAGAGGTGCTTTAACTATCGGTATTGTCAACACTGTCggttcttcaatttcaagaGTGACTCACTGTGGTGTCCATATCAATGCTGGCCCTGAAATTGGTGTGGCCTCTACTAAAGCCTACACTTCTCAATATGTAGCGTTGGTGATGGTGGCATTATCTCTTTCCGATGATAGAGTTTCAAAGATTGAGAGGAGAAAGGAAATTATAGACGGGTTGAAATTGATTCCTGGTCAAATCAAACAAGTATTGAATTTGGAAgacaaaatcaaaaagttATGTGTTACAGAATTGAAGGACCAAAAATCCTTGCTTCTACTAGGTAGAGGTTACCAATTTGCTTCTGCGTTGGAAGGTGCTTTGAAAATCAAAGAGATATCATATATGCATTCTGAAGGTGTTCTTGCTGGTGAATTGAAACACGGTGTGTTGGCTCTTGTTGATGAGAACTTACCAATTATTGCTTTTGGCACTAGAGACTCCTTGTTTCCAAAGGTTGTATCTTCAATTGAACAAGTGACTGCCAGAAAAGGTAAACCGATTATTATCTGTAATGAAAACGATGATGTATGGGCTAAAAAGGCTGAGCAAATTAACTTGGTTACGTTGGAAGTCCCTCAAACAGTTGATTGTTTACAAGGTCTACTAAACATCATTCCACTACAATTGATGTCATACTGGTTAGCAGTAAACAAAGGTATAGATGTTGATTTCCCTAGAAATCTTGCAAAATCTGTCACTGTTGAatgatttcaataattGTTTAAAAGTTACAATAAAAGttcaattcttctttttttacttATTATCTCCTTAATGTTTTTACTTATTCTATCATTATTCTAAATTATATACACGATATACTATTTCCACGTCTACAAACCCAAAATACTATCTCTGCATGAAAATTCTTTCCATTACACACAATCCGTTCATTGATCAGTCTTAGGAGAAGATTTTGCgattattgattttataTCAATCATAGAAATCAATTACGTACTATTTGTTAACGAGAAATAGTGATATGAATTTCATAAATACTAGGTTACAGTAATGTTTTACTAGATGTCACAGCCTTGATGGAATTGCATAAGTAGTCAACATTGCTCTTATTAACGCCACTTAAGGACATTCTGCCATCGTTCGTTAAATATATAGAGTATTGTTCCCTGAGTTTTTTTACAATATCAGGTCCTAATTTTGTGAAATAGAACATACCATGTTGTTGCTCAAAATTAACTATCTCTTCCCATTGTAACCTCTCATGTATCATTTCCCTCACCGATTTTAGTCTATTCACCATTGTCTCAACATCAGAATACCATTGATACTTGAGCTTATCATTCGATAAGACTAATTTAGCGACTCTTGAACCATATCCAGGAGGGGAGGAATACATACTTCTGATAATCTGTTTAAGTTGTGAGTCCAGGACCTCTTTCACACCAGGAACATGTTCAGGTGCCACAATACTTAAAGATCCAACTCTTTCTCCATACAATCCCATGTTTTTGGCAAAAGATTGGCACAGATATAGACCGTTATCCCAGGACCTGTACCTGCTGGTGTCCAGACATAGTCTTAGTAAATATGCGTCATCTATCAGCTTGCCCGATTCTAAACCTTGGTATGCCATGTCTATAATTGGAATCATTCCTAATTCATAAATAGTATCCATTATATCCTCCCATTGCTTTTTTGTCGGATCAAGGCCGGTCGGATTATGGCAGCAGGCATGTAAAACAATACAATGTGGTGTTTTGGTATTTGAGTCTTTACCAACTTCATGCCTCAATTCCTGTAACCATCTTCCAATCGTCAAATCGCCTCTGTCATAGTAGCTATAAAATCTAGGATTGGTAAAACCGTTTTGGGTAAATATATTGGTGTGATTAGGCCAAGACGGTTTGGGTATCCATATCTTTCTCGAAATAAAAGATGATAAAAGCCTAGATGCGACAGCTAATGCACCAGTTCCACTTAGCGTTTGTATAAAACTGATTCGATCATTCTTAATCAATGCAGGGCCGTCTTGCGGGCAGCTGTCCCTATACAGAAAATTAATTGTATGCTTCTTGAAATCCTCACACCCACTTATCGGTAAATATGATAGATCAGTGTTCATTCCCACATCCATGTCTATAATCTTTTGAGCTTGAGCCACTGAAGGGAAGGTTGTCACCTGACCCCATCCATCTTTATATACCCCAACTGTCAAATTAATCTTATTTGGGTTCTCGTCTGCATTGAAAGTTTCCGTCAGCCCCAAAACACCATCCGGTGGCGCCATGGGGATATCAAATAAAGTACTTTGTTTTAATGCTTTCCGCGACAACCGCCTGCGGCCTAACATCACGGCGCTTCGCATCCTCAGCACACATTGCACACTCGCGTAGTTCAGAGTCATCGGGTGGTGGCTTCTGCACTAGATGGCTCAATTGTTGCGCGTGTTAAATGGAATTGTTGAGAAGATATCATGAAGTGTAACATAATACCCTTTACTGGCAACCGTTCATTGCTTTATAATAGATCATTTGATCCACAATTACCGATACCTCATCACAATGCGTCATCGACTTGCCATCAAGCAGCCATTTTGCAGAGAGTGACCTCGCCTGTGAAATGATAATCTCCGAAATCCAAAATACTACGTTACATGTGATATAACACATATAAATAATCATAGCAGTTTCAAAATTAGTGTACAATAGAAGGTAAGTTTACATGCTTACCTTTACTGATTGAAACATCCGTAAGTTCAATTCGATATTGTGAGTGTGCTCTCTGCTTTCTGAATGTAACTATATCTCCTGACCATAGAATAGATTGTCCTAGAGAATAGTTAAGTTTCAAATAATGTAACATAATATTTGCTTTTTGATTTGTCTATCTACGCCGACCAAATCTTGGGTTTCTATTCTTTTTAGGCAGTTTTAGTCTACGGAAGTTGTTGCTTACTAgattatatttctttggttttttcttcttcaccgGTAGGGGTTCGGACTTTTGttgttcctcttcttcttcttcagaagGTTCATTGTCCTCTTTACCTAGAAATTCCTTAACTTTCCTTGATTTTAGTTTCAGTAACTCCTTATGTAAGTCTTTCTTTATAGTTCGATCAttttcatcctcatcaaatTGCAATCTTCTGAGCACACCAGTTctccttttcttcttttcgGGCACTTCATCGCTTTCATCGCCTATATCTTGACCGTTACCATGTCGTATTGGTACAATCTCACTCTTGAATTGCTGATCAAGTTCTTTTATCTCCTCCACGTACTGTAAGTGCTCATGGGCAAGCTCGTATAGGGTTTTTGATGAGTTGCGTTTCAACAACGGTGACGGAGTATATAAAGATTTGGGTTCTgccttcttttttttaggTGTCAACAAATGCTGCCGTATACTAACTGTTTGGGCCAGTTTCAAAGGTGAATTGGGGCCATACCGCGTTACTTGTGGCACGGCCAGATGTGTTGTGTTCTCTGTTTTCTTTGGTGACTCGAATAGTCTTTTCTTCACTGAGTGTATACCCAATTTCTCTTCATTAGCGCTAGCTTCGTCGCTATTTCTTCTATTAACTGATGACTCTATTTCTGATTCTATATCTTCCTCTACCTCGGTAGTAGGCGTCTCTTCCACTTTCAACGGCGACACCTTCATCTCGAAAATACTAACCGCTTTCCCATATATCTGCGGGGTCGGACCAAGCACCATATTAGAGTCCTTACGCGGCGTCTGCTGCTTCTGTATTGGTTCGGCTTTACGCTCCTTACTTTTCAGCACAGAGTAAAGTTTGTAGAGCTGCTTCATCTCGGTGAGGGGCCTTATATCATCCTTGTCTGGAGGCCTGTTGTGTTCGGCTATGAAAGCATGCTCCCATCTCTTAATCTTCAACTTGACCTGCTGGACATCCATATCCATCGTGTTTGTGGCCCTTGAGTCGTAGGTCTCTTTAGCAATGTAAATCTACAGTGGTGGAGTAGGTATATTCACTTTTAAAGGCTCACGCgttgaaatttttcagacGCCTTAACGCTGCGTGCCATGTGAAAAAGAtaatgcgatgagcttagAGAAGGGGAAATGAGATGAGATATGGGAATATGTATTCGAATATGATATATATCTTGAATatgattatattttgaataataaaaactgGGATAGTAATCAGAAGGATGATTATCTACAGTGTAGAGATGGAATAAATAAATACGTtaggttttttttttttgtcaataaTCACAAGGAAATGTAATGTTTGTAAGTCAATAATGAATGTCATCAAATTTTagaatcatcaaaaaaaaaaaaattcaaaaaaaaagtatacGGATACCAATATATTGTAGAGGTTTCTTTGAGTGCATGATGAAATACAATAGAGAAACCAAGTGCAAGGCATAACGCCAAAATAACACCAAAGCAGACAATTGTAAATTGTAAAGATAATGGTTGAGGACGTGGGtaaaaagtaataaaataaaaagacaAGGCAAatgtttcaaaatcaagttTTAATCGAAAGTCAACGGAATAatagtaaaaataaaacaatgAATAAATCAAATGTAAAAGGAATTCACTACAAAAGTGTACCTTGGGTACGACATTTGTAGATATAATAAATGTTCggaataaaataaattgtGTTTGTGAGTGgaacttcaaaaataaaataaatcaacAAGGGTTAACACTTGGTCAAGTGTCATTACCTACTTAAATAAAAAGCATCTTGCTGGAGTTAAGTGGGGGTGGACAGTACTGGCATtattcataaaaaaaattgggCAAAAATAGAAGTAGACAAGCATAAATAGGCTAGGCTTCTACTCTAGGTGAAGCACGagccatttttttatcctttGATCTCTTccaatataaaataaaaacatcAAATAAATGCAAACATGTCACCATCAGTGTCAACAATTAGGTCATCTTGTTGTCTAGCAGTATTTGAAGGGTCATTAAACATCATTAAGTTCATGGACTCATAGCTCTTGCTCATCAGAGAGTCTCTGAAGAGACCGTTGTTATTTTTGGAGTGCGCGTCTTGTTCATCAATCAATTCTTCCAAACTAGGTGGAATATAGTTGTAGAAATCCTCAAGTTCCTTTGCGGAAAGGGAGGAGTCTGTAGTCACTGGGTCGTTAAGAGCAGGTGATGCTGATGTTGTAGCGTTAGTTATGTTGTTGATGGTGAAGAACTCAGGTTTGGACTCTGTGGCAGTTGTAAATGACGTCGCGTTGATGTTGTCGTCCAAGTTCATGGacatctccatctccagGTCGAGGTCGCCATCCAATGTGGACTCGTTGCCGTATTTGCTGTCATCCTTTGACGAAGGCTTGTAACTGTACTGTGCTGATTTTGCGCGCTGTTGTTTCTTCTGAGCCCCGTTCTTCCCAGCCGACAAGTTCAGCATGCCAACTCCACTGACAGCAGAGGCGCCATTGAAGGGCACGCTCTTGAGGTTTAAAGAGGCCGATGTCAGAGGGGTACACGTAGACGATACCGGTGAAGTGTTAGAGAACAGGTCGTCGTCTATATCTGTGCTTGTTGTAGTGGTGTCCTCCTCGTCGTCGAACTTCAGGAACGCGAGGCAGTTCTCGACCCTGTTGTAGTCCTTTTtaactttcttcaagttcacAGGCAAGGAGTTCTCTCTTTTCCGCTTAGGAGGCGCAGGAGTGCTGGCGGCACTAGTCGCAGCACTGTTAACAGCAGTAGTTGCGCTGCTAGCGTTACCTGCGTTGTTTGTGTGTGTATTgtttgtgtgtgtgtgtgaaGAGTTGGCACCAGAGTGGATGGTGTTTCTTCTGTTAGGCCTAGGTCTGGGAGGCAGCACCCAGTTCTTGGACGTTCTCACTACCAGCCTGGCGGAGCCGGTAGAAGGTCTATGCAAGTTTGGTGCGATCGGTACGGGATGCATGTTCTAGTCAGTGTTATACCCTCTTAATGCAttaatgattttttattttctctgaaaaataaaaaatttagaaagaatattattcaCAGTggtttttgttattattatgtaTATGCTGATCGGAGGGGGGGAGTGGTTCCTGGATTCGCACAGCGGGTCGAAGCCCTGCAGTTTATATACTTTGAagggaagaaaaaaattttttgaaggGAATTCCGAATGGGAAATCCGGGGGAGAGATAGAGAGAGGGAGTTAGCGGTATAAGGTACCATTGGGAAGGATCGTCTTCTGCGTGTGTCTCGGGTGATTATGCTGCGATTGTGTCTGTGGGAATGATATAAGCTTTAGTTTTTCATTGCGAAACTGTTTTTTGAATTGTACGTGGAATTGTATGCAGATAAACATATTTGGAAGATTTCTGAAAAGATGCTGAAAAGATGCTGAAAAGATGCTGAAGATGGAAGTTTTCTCGAGGGGATTGGTTGCGGTGCGGGATTTTAATCAGCACTTTTCTTTGTAGTGATTTGTGAGCCGGGAATCGAGGGAGTTGTGGGATGTGGCAGGAGAGAGATCGCGTGCGGATGGAAGGGGGGAGGATAGCATGGGAGtgcttttttcttgatGCCTTGTGCATTGTTTTCTGTGTTGTGGGGAGGTGGTTCTTTGCCCCGGGAAGTATGACTTTCCcgatcttttctttcttttttatttaacGTACCAGTTTCTTGACTTAGTCGTGTCTGATTCAAAGAGTGGTTACTTCCCCGCAAAGATTTCTGtgagagagaaagaaaaaaaagacagGCAGGGGCTGGCTGGGGGAAGGAGGCCCGGTGGGATGGGATGTCGGGTTCGGCCACTGCCTCTAGCTCTGCCTCTAGCTCTGTGACTGGGTTCTAGGACGGTTGTAAGTGGGAAGGGATAGTTTGTCGTACGGGTGGTTATGCCTTAATCCGAGAAAATGGGGATTAGACAAGTGCTTGTGCGTGGGTTTCACTCCTTCAAAGAGACTTACATGTTCACAAGGTAAGGACCATGATTTCGGGAGACCGGAGATTGTTTTCGTGGGAGCGAGGTATGCGTGCGCTATCTCTGTGGCCCTGTTCTTGAAGAGAGAAAAACATACACCAGGGGTTAAAAGGGGCAAAGGGGAAGGGGGATATGTGCGGGATTTTATGTATTGAGAGGAACATGCGCAGAGAGGACAGGAAGCAGACATGGCAACCAGGTACATGTAAGAAGTGCCCTTGGGATAGCGAGCAGCACAATCTACAATAGTTGTAGTGCTTATGGATAGGAAGAAAAGGACGCGCAGAACGGGCAAATCGGCTAGTTCTGGGCACTTTTGGGCACTCACAGAAAAGATAGAGATGAGATTGGAATGATGAGTAAGTGCTAAAACCCAGCAGGAACCTCTTGTCCCGCAAGGACAGAAACTAGAAACATCTGTACGTGGGAATCACACAGAAAGGGAAGAAAGGGAGGACAAGGGGTTGGAAGAAGTCTGGAGTGAAGGAACATCGAATCGATTTACTTAGAACACCAGGCAGAACACCAAAGCAGAACACCAAAGCAGAACAGACAAAAGTGCTGTCAAAATGGTAATTTGCCCTCGGTACAGAAAGAAGCGATAAGCGGTGTTATAACGCAGAGAAACCGACTAAACAGGAGGACTAGCTAAGGAACTGGATGTTATGGGATTGCATGGATGCGGGTGAGCTAGAAACGTACGTACGGATTGATACAagtaagaagaaaagtatGGAGTCCACAAgttttttatcattatctttttcttcacaAGTGGGAAGGACTAAAGAAGTAGCACATAATGTGAAAGAGAGGAAATAAAAGACACGATGGTCGTATATCTATTCCCACCACGATCAAATCGCGGGCCCAGGAAGCTCAGTAGAGACTTTTCTTTCCCATTAACGGCAAAAATAGCTCTGTGGTAAGAGTTAATGGTGAAGTgggaaagaagaaaaaaggtTCGTGTCATTCCATTCcctttcaaatttttcattgttCCCACCAGGGAATAGCAAGCTCGTAACCCATTAAATGAAGTATGCGTTTACCTTAATTAGAAGTGAAATCCCAAACGggaaatattttgtttgcCTTGTCCCTTGACCATTTTGCATTATGGtgatgcaaaaaaaaaaaagagttcaaaaaagttcaaagaaactaacaaaagaaataattagAAGGGACATATGCCAAAACAAGCAATGAGGTAAAAATGACATATTTGGAACAAGTAACTATTCATTTACCATTTGGTGAGCGAGAAAAGGTTACACGTAATCCCAACGAATGTGCCACTGCACGAACAATTGAGATTGAACCCCTTCCGTGGTAGCTAACTTGAGACGACCgtataaaatttttttttttctttgccaACTGCGTAAGATCAAAAAAACTGGTTTCGGGAGTGCCGATGGCTTACTGTGCAAGGGTACTACGCAGTAGATGGGGAACTCATGGCGGCTAGCtgacaaagaaaaactaGCATCACAAGGCAAAAGTCTTAGATCTTTGTACTGGTATTTCTAAGCACATCTTGTTGTggagagaaaaaaataatcacAGACTGCAAGTTACTTTCCCAAGGAGTTTCAAAAGGAAGAGATGCCGTTGGTATTGATGTGTGGGTTCCCGCTGAGTGGGAAGAGTACTGTTGCGCGCGAACTTGCAGGGTATCTCAGGGAGAAAGGAGCCAACGTAGTGGTCCATAGTGATGAGACGTTGGGGCACAAGGGTCGTGAGACGCGTGAGGAAGACTATAATGACACGCATGCGGAACGTAAGCTGAGAAACGAGATCATGAGTGCTGTGCGTCGGGATCTGTCCCGCTCTACCATTGTCATTGTAGACTCCTTGAACTATATTAAGGGGTTCAGATACCAGCTGCACTGTGAGTGTAAGAATAGCAACACTGGTTTCATGTTGGTGCATTGCATGGCCACATATGCAGATATCTTGAAGAGGGACGAAAACGGCGAGGAGTCGCCAAGATGGGGCAAAGAGCTGTTGGACCAATTGATCCAGCGGTTTGAAGAACCAGATGCGTCTAACAGATGGGACTCTCCAATGGCTACAGTCGTGTCTCCAGAGACTCTATTGCCTACACATAAACAACTAGTAGATCAAGTGCTCCTTGGAATCAGCGATAAGTCATCCAGCCGTAACGGGTCCCCTTCCCCGGGACCGATGAATCGTCTCTCACAAAACAACCCAACACTGCTGAAAGCAGCAACAGGCGCAGACTTCGTGCGACTACTAGACGCTAAGCTGACCGAGACTGTGCGTATCATCGTGCGCGAGTGCCAGGCCGCCCAAGCAATCGGGGGACCGCAGAGAATCATCGTCTCCGAAGACGTTAGAGACATCAACGATGACCGTTGTCTGTTCTTAGACATCCCTGCAGACGCCCCTCAACTTACTCTTCCAAGACTAAACAGGCTGAAGCGCCAGTTTGTGCAAATGAACAAGAACTTACGAGACGTCGACCTAGAGAGGGCAGCTCCCTTATTTGTAGCATACAT includes:
- the APE1 gene encoding metalloaminopeptidase APE1 (CAGL0K08536g~Vacuolar aminopeptidase I), whose translation is MEAKMEEQRQIIEQLKQTLNALTVSQNTTSNKTPADEPFYHINEHTYEDCAQEFIDFTYENPTTYHVIEFFSKLLEGKGFKYLPEKKTWNDELEPGKPGRYYTIRNGTNMTAWVIGKKWKPESGVGVVASHVDSLTAKLKPASLMEKVEGYKLFGVAPYGGTLNELWFDRDLGIAGRVLYKKKNSSKVESTLVNSAPHPIGRIPSLAPHFGQPSEGPFNKETQAVPFFGWCCDIDDEGTITDEEKKCPLVGKHSILLLRYIAELAGIKVSEILQLDLDLFDVQKGTFGGIKKDFIFSPRMDDRLCSFTAMIAMAYYGATVDLDELSSFNMVALFDNEEVGSLTRQGAESTLLKTSICRTAKRFTNMEGLEPPTLFANSIVLSADVNHLFNPNFKEVYLKKHSPKPNWGMTISLDPNAHMATDVVGLAFVEELARKNKDTVQYFQIRNDSRSGGTVGPIVAAQLGARTIDVGISQLSMHSIRAATGTKDIAMAIKFFRGFFDNWREVYDNFGEL
- the HAP4 gene encoding transcription factor HAP4 (CAGL0K08624g~Component of CCAAT-binding factor complex that functions as transcription factor; regulates expression of respiratory genes and genes involved in iron homeostasis), which encodes MHPVPIAPNLHRPSTGSARLVVRTSKNWVLPPRPRPNRRNTIHSGANSSHTHTNNTHTNNAGNASSATTAVNSAATSAASTPAPPKRKRENSLPVNLKKVKKDYNRVENCLAFLKFDDEEDTTTTSTDIDDDLFSNTSPVSSTCTPLTSASLNLKSVPFNGASAVSGVGMLNLSAGKNGAQKKQQRAKSAQYSYKPSSKDDSKYGNESTLDGDLDLEMEMSMNLDDNINATSFTTATESKPEFFTINNITNATTSASPALNDPVTTDSSLSAKELEDFYNYIPPSLEELIDEQDAHSKNNNGLFRDSLMSKSYESMNLMMFNDPSNTARQQDDLIVDTDGDMFAFI
- the SLD2 gene encoding Sld2p (CAGL0K08602g~Ortholog(s) have DNA replication origin binding, single-stranded DNA binding activity), coding for MDMDVQQVKLKIKRWEHAFIAEHNRPPDKDDIRPLTEMKQLYKLYSVLKSKERKAEPIQKQQTPRKDSNMVLGPTPQIYGKAVSIFEMKVSPLKVEETPTTEVEEDIESEIESSVNRRNSDEASANEEKLGIHSVKKRLFESPKKTENTTHLAVPQVTRYGPNSPLKLAQTVSIRQHLLTPKKKKAEPKSLYTPSPLLKRNSSKTLYELAHEHLQYVEEIKELDQQFKSEIVPIRHGNGQDIGDESDEVPEKKKRRTGVLRRLQFDEDENDRTIKKDLHKELLKLKSRKVKEFLGKEDNEPSEEEEEEQQKSEPLPVKKKKPKKYNLVSNNFRRLKLPKKNRNPRFGRRR
- the GFA1 gene encoding glutamine--fructose-6-phosphate transaminase (isomerizing) GFA1 (CAGL0K08558g~Ortholog(s) have glutamine-fructose-6-phosphate transaminase (isomerizing) activity), with translation MCGIFGYCNYLVEKSRGEIIDTLVDGLKRLEYRGYDSTGIAIDGDELDSTFIFRQIGKVSSLEKEIALQKPNRDVTFVSHSGIAHTRWATHGEPKQINCHPQRSDPNNEFVIVHNGIITNFRELKTLLLNKGYQFESDTDTECIAKLFKHLYDTNLKNGHDLDFHELTKLVLLELEGSYGLLCKSNHYPNEIIATRKGSPLLVGVKSEKKLKVDFVDVEFPDESMGKPDTPLVSASGEAINNNNVTVSGRNARHVEANAHNNNLMPIAANDFNLRHSQSRAFLSEDGSPTPVEFFVSSDAASVIKHTKKVLFLEDDDIAHIYDGELHIHRSRKEVGASMTRSIQTLEMELAQIMKGPYKHFMQKEIYEQPESSFNTMRGRIDFENKNVMLGGLKAWLPVIRRARRLIMIACGTSYHSCLATRAIFEELSEIPVSVELASDFLDRRSPVFREDVCIFVSQSGETADTMFALNYCLERGALTIGIVNTVGSSISRVTHCGVHINAGPEIGVASTKAYTSQYVALVMVALSLSDDRVSKIERRKEIIDGLKLIPGQIKQVLNLEDKIKKLCVTELKDQKSLLLLGRGYQFASALEGALKIKEISYMHSEGVLAGELKHGVLALVDENLPIIAFGTRDSLFPKVVSSIEQVTARKGKPIIICNENDDVWAKKAEQINLVTLEVPQTVDCLQGLLNIIPLQLMSYWLAVNKGIDVDFPRNLAKSVTVE
- the AAT1 gene encoding aspartate transaminase AAT1 (CAGL0K08580g~Ortholog(s) have role in chronological cell aging, replicative cell aging and mitochondrion localization), with the protein product MTLNYASVQCVLRMRSAVMLGRRRLSRKALKQSTLFDIPMAPPDGVLGLTETFNADENPNKINLTVGVYKDGWGQVTTFPSVAQAQKIIDMDVGMNTDLSYLPISGCEDFKKHTINFLYRDSCPQDGPALIKNDRISFIQTLSGTGALAVASRLLSSFISRKIWIPKPSWPNHTNIFTQNGFTNPRFYSYYDRGDLTIGRWLQELRHEVGKDSNTKTPHCIVLHACCHNPTGLDPTKKQWEDIMDTIYELGMIPIIDMAYQGLESGKLIDDAYLLRLCLDTSRYRSWDNGLYLCQSFAKNMGLYGERVGSLSIVAPEHVPGVKEVLDSQLKQIIRSMYSSPPGYGSRVAKLVLSNDKLKYQWYSDVETMVNRLKSVREMIHERLQWEEIVNFEQQHGMFYFTKLGPDIVKKLREQYSIYLTNDGRMSLSGVNKSNVDYLCNSIKAVTSSKTLL